In the genome of Bordetella avium, the window TCGGGGCCCGGGTCAAGTCCTTCCTCGCGCAAGGCCTGCCAACGCTCGTAAGCGTGCTCGAGATAGTCCAGATAGGCGCTGCTGTGGATGCCTGTCAGCGGTTCCCGGCCGAAGTCCGGCGGGCTTTCCACCGTGATGCCGCGCGATTGCAGCATGGCGCGCAGGGTTTGCGCGCGCGCCGGCACATCGGTGGGAGAGCTGAGACGGCCCAGGCGCATGAATTGCTGGGGCTGGTGTTGTAGTTGCTCTTCAGAAAAAAAAGCCTTCATTTCTATCCTCGCTGACGATGTCAGGCCTTTTTGATCTCGATCTCGACAAAGACGAATTCGGTATCATTGGGATTGATGACGTTGTGCTCAACGCCTTCGGGGCGGGTGTAGGCGATGCCCGTGGTCAGCTGGCTTTCGCGCTGGCCCTCAGGGGTATCGAGCAATAGCTTGCCCGTCGTCTGCGGCACCACGACATAGTGCATGCCGTGGCGATGCCAACCCGTTTCGGCACCCGGCGGGAAGCGCCACTCGGTGACGGTAACGTGCTCGTTGTCGATCTGTACGGTAGGGATGGCGGCGGGTCGTTGCATTTGCGTCTCCTCGTTCTGTCAGGGTTGGCCACGCATGGCTTTACCTAGAATGTCTAGGGCCTCATCCATCAATTCCGTGCTGATGGTGAGAGGAAAGAGAAAGCGGATCACGTTGCCTTCGCTGCCACAGGTCAGCAGCAGCAAGCCAAGTTCAAGCGCCTGCGCCTGGACACGGCGTGCGAAGGCAGGGCTCGGGGCGTTCGATCCCGGTTGATTGAACTCGGCGGCCACCATTGCGCCCAGTGCGCGCACTTCGGCCAGCTCGGGCACTTCGCTGCCCAGCTCGCGCAGCCGTGCGCTCAGGCGCTCTCCCAATTGCCAGCTACGCGCCAGCAGGTCTTCTTCGTCGATGACGCGCAACACTTCCAGCGCCGCCGCCACCGCGAGCGGGTTGCCGGCATAGGTGCCGCCCAAACCGCCCGGCGCCGGCGCATCCATGACCTCGGCTCGGCCGCAGACTGCCGACAGGGGCAGCCCGCCCGCCAGGCTTTTAGCCATGGCGGTCAGGTCGGGAGCCACGCCATAATGTTCCATGGCGAAAATACGCCCGGTGCGGCCAAAGCCAGTCTGAACTTCATCGGCAATTAACAGGATGCCGTGGTCGTCGCACAGCGCGCGCAGGGCGCGCATAAACTCGGGCGGGCAGACATTGAAGCCGCCTTCCCCCTGCACTGGCTCAATGATGATGGCCGCGACGCTGCGCGGGTCCACCACGGTCTTGAACAAGGTCTTGATGCCGGCCAGCGAGTCTTCGCTGGTCACGCCATGCAGGGCATTGGGATAAGGCGCGTGGTAGATGTCGGCAGGGAAGGGGCCAAAACCCAGCTTGTAAGGGACGACCTTGCCGGTCAGCGCCATGCCTAGCAGGGTGCGGCCATGGAAAGAGGAACCAAAGGCAATCACGCCGGGCCTGCCTGTGGCGGCGCGGGCGATTTTCACGGCGTTTTCGACGGCTTCCGCACCCGTGGTGAAAAGCGCCGTTTTTTTGGCGAAATCTCCCGGCGCCCGGGCATTGATCTGCTCGGCCAGCTCGACATAGCTGGTGTAGGGAACGATCTGGTATGCCGTGTGGGTGAATCGCGCCATTTGTGCGTTCACGGCATGCATCACCGAAGGATGGCGATGGCCGGTATTGAGCACGGCGATGCCGCCCGCGAAATCAATATAGCGGCGTCCCTCCAGATCCCAGATTTCGGCGTTTTCCGCCCGGTCGGCATAGAAGTTGCACATCACGCCCACCCCTCGCGGGGTGGCGGCGGCGCGGCGTGCATTCCAGTCGGCGGACGGGTCGATGGTTTGGCTCATAGCTAGGCTGTCTGCGCTTTGGTCGGGTCCCAATGCTGGCCCGGGACGGCGGCGATCAGTTGCTGTGTGTAAGCGTTCTGCGGCCGGTCGAAAATCTGGCCGGGGCTGCCGTGTTCCACCACCTTGCCGCGATGCATCACAAGCACCGAATTGCAGATCTGCGCGGCCACCCGCAAATCGTGGGTAATGAAGATCAAGGCGATGCGCAGCCGCTTTTGCAGATCTTGCAGCAATTGCAATACCTGGGCCTGTACTGACACGTCCAAGGCGGATACCGATTCATCGGCCACCAGTACCTTGGGCTCCAGCGCCAGCGCCCGAGCAATGCCGATGCGTTGGCGCTGGCCGCCCGAGAATTGGTTCGGATAACGGTCAAAGGCGGAGACGTCAAGGCCGACCAGGGCCAGCAATTCGCGCGTGCGTTTATCGGCTTCGGCGCGCGGCGTACCGTTGGCGACCGGGCCGTCGCTGATGATGCG includes:
- a CDS encoding cupin domain-containing protein, which codes for MQRPAAIPTVQIDNEHVTVTEWRFPPGAETGWHRHGMHYVVVPQTTGKLLLDTPEGQRESQLTTGIAYTRPEGVEHNVINPNDTEFVFVEIEIKKA
- the gabT gene encoding 4-aminobutyrate--2-oxoglutarate transaminase is translated as MSQTIDPSADWNARRAAATPRGVGVMCNFYADRAENAEIWDLEGRRYIDFAGGIAVLNTGHRHPSVMHAVNAQMARFTHTAYQIVPYTSYVELAEQINARAPGDFAKKTALFTTGAEAVENAVKIARAATGRPGVIAFGSSFHGRTLLGMALTGKVVPYKLGFGPFPADIYHAPYPNALHGVTSEDSLAGIKTLFKTVVDPRSVAAIIIEPVQGEGGFNVCPPEFMRALRALCDDHGILLIADEVQTGFGRTGRIFAMEHYGVAPDLTAMAKSLAGGLPLSAVCGRAEVMDAPAPGGLGGTYAGNPLAVAAALEVLRVIDEEDLLARSWQLGERLSARLRELGSEVPELAEVRALGAMVAAEFNQPGSNAPSPAFARRVQAQALELGLLLLTCGSEGNVIRFLFPLTISTELMDEALDILGKAMRGQP